GCTCCCCGGCGACGTGACCGGCTCGTACGTCTACGCGCCCGACACCGGCGAGTTCGTGTTCCGGCCCGGCCCGATCTTCACCGGTCTGCTGCTGGCCGACGAGATCAACCGCACGACGCCGAAGACGCAGTCGGCCATGCTCGAGGCGATGGCGGAGCGGCAGGTGACCGTCGAGGGCAACAGTTTCGCGCTCGCCCCGCCGTTCCACGTGATCGCCACCGCCAATCCGATCGAATACGAGGGCACCTACGCCCTGCCCGAGGCGCAGTTGGACCGCTTCATGGTGCGCCTGTCGGTGGGCTACCTGGATCAGCAGGGCGAGACGGAGATCCTGCTCGGGCGGGCCCGCCGTCAGCAGGAGGCGACGCAGGTCGAGGCCGTCCTCGCCCCGGGCGAGCTCATCGCCCTGCAGCAGGCTGTGGAGGGCATCCACGTCGACCCCGACGTGGCGGCCTACTGCGTGGCGCTCAGCGCGGCGACCCGCAGCGCCCAGCACATCGCCGTGGGCGCTTCTCCCCGAGGCTCCCAGTCGCTGATGCTGCTCGGTCGGGCGCTGGCCGCGCTGGACGGACGCGAGTACGTGCGTCCCGATGACATCAAGCGGGTGGCGGTCCCCGTGCTCGCGCACCGGCTGACGCTGACACCGCAGGCCTGGGCGCAGGGGATCGAGCCGGCCACGCTGGTGTCGAACCTCGTCCAGACCGTCGCCGTGCCGCCGAGCGTCGCGGCGCTGCGCGGCTGACGCATGAGAACCATGGACATCGCGAGGGGCTCGTCGCGGCGGTCGAGCCCCTCGACCTACCTCGCGATCGTCGGCGCGCTCGGCGCGCTCGTCGTCGGCATCCTGCTCGCCCGTCCCGAGCTGATCGCCGTCGGTCTGCCGTTCGCGCTGTGGGCCGTGCACGCACTGGCCTCACCCGGGGGAGGGACGGTCCATGTGGACATCGCGAAGGTGGAGGACGAGGAGACGGGGCGCCTGAGCGACGACATCGTGATCCGGTCGGACTCCGAGATCGTCGAGGTGGCTGTCATCCAGGCGGAGCGCATCCGGCGCCGGGTCTTCGTGGCCGGCAGTGCGCTGCTGCACTCCCGAGTGCTCCCGCTGCACTCCGGACCCCTGACGAGCGTGGGCGTCGCGGTGCGCGGTCTGGATGCGGATGCCGGATCCCTCGGCGCCCCGCATCCGCGGATCGCCGTCACCCGCACCGTCCAGCCGGTCCTGCGCCGTCTGCCGCGGATGCCGCTGGCCCCGCGTCTGACCGGACTGCACGGTGCGCACGAGGGCAGCCGGCCTGGACAGGGCGGCGACTTCCGCGGCATCAATCCCTTCGCGCCGGGAGACGAACTGCGCCGCGTCGACTGGAAGGCCACCGCCCGTGCGGCCCGCCGCCCCGGGGAGCTTCTCGTGCGGCGGACGAACTCGCTGAGCGACGCCTCGGCGGTCATCGTGATGGACACCGCCG
Above is a genomic segment from Microbacterium sp. W4I4 containing:
- a CDS encoding MoxR family ATPase, which gives rise to MNIQEIAETGHRIRAAVATAVVGMDDPLEIALATILAGGHVLFEDVPGLGKTLAARSLASALGLSFRRLQCTPDMLPGDVTGSYVYAPDTGEFVFRPGPIFTGLLLADEINRTTPKTQSAMLEAMAERQVTVEGNSFALAPPFHVIATANPIEYEGTYALPEAQLDRFMVRLSVGYLDQQGETEILLGRARRQQEATQVEAVLAPGELIALQQAVEGIHVDPDVAAYCVALSAATRSAQHIAVGASPRGSQSLMLLGRALAALDGREYVRPDDIKRVAVPVLAHRLTLTPQAWAQGIEPATLVSNLVQTVAVPPSVAALRG
- a CDS encoding DUF58 domain-containing protein, which produces MRTMDIARGSSRRSSPSTYLAIVGALGALVVGILLARPELIAVGLPFALWAVHALASPGGGTVHVDIAKVEDEETGRLSDDIVIRSDSEIVEVAVIQAERIRRRVFVAGSALLHSRVLPLHSGPLTSVGVAVRGLDADAGSLGAPHPRIAVTRTVQPVLRRLPRMPLAPRLTGLHGAHEGSRPGQGGDFRGINPFAPGDELRRVDWKATARAARRPGELLVRRTNSLSDASAVIVMDTADDLGAVVATWGSPDATRSGITSLDLARSAARSLAAATIDQGDRVAFHTLALGGRTVRSGGGRRHLARIVAEIAASGRAGDDARFRRTPPVPHGSIIYVLSTFFDGAAAEIAMRWRASGHRVVAVDTLPDLDRSRLTTERSLALDVLLAERQDMLHQLREAAVETVRWSSGIDGALAALARTGGTIAQSGARR